One Cardinium endosymbiont cEper1 of Encarsia pergandiella genomic region harbors:
- a CDS encoding cryptochrome/photolyase family protein, giving the protein MAQVAIVWLRRNLRLQDNKPFAAALRHVDKVLPIFIFDTTILKQFPNPYDRRLSFLAHTLCLLHDALKRLEGSLFVFHGTPLEIIPKLVNDLKVEAIYADEDYEPANIERDRTLQKALAPHCTLHLYCDHLLIKPGTMRTQSNQPYKVYTAYMKAFRAYIAAQGALAQNRLLIEYNYTLEGRLFIPSALDGRSIDLNVGVEKVLKQVGYIYKKDSLWDPKNGVNPLDGFLKNQVDHYKANRDFLELNGTSRCGPYLRFGLISIRSCYRKACALASNVGVTTWINELIWREFYANILYHFPNIIHEAFQEKYRHTIPWNSKPEDYNRFVHGQTGYPIIDAAVQQLWSEGWMHNRARMIVASFFSKNLLLDWRKGESFFAQHLMDYELASNVGGWQWSSACGVDAPPYFRVFNPYLQGKKFDPDGHYVKKYLPSLERVPGHIIHTMDFHTFHTDYPKPMVDYTLSRIRAIETFKKIGA; this is encoded by the coding sequence ATGGCTCAAGTTGCTATCGTTTGGTTGCGGCGTAATTTGCGCCTACAGGATAATAAGCCTTTTGCAGCCGCATTACGGCATGTGGATAAAGTTTTACCCATTTTTATTTTTGATACCACTATTTTAAAGCAGTTTCCCAATCCTTATGATAGGAGACTCTCTTTTCTAGCCCATACGCTTTGTTTACTCCATGATGCATTAAAAAGGTTAGAAGGCAGCCTTTTCGTTTTTCATGGCACACCTTTAGAGATTATTCCTAAACTGGTTAACGATTTAAAGGTTGAAGCCATTTATGCCGATGAAGATTATGAGCCAGCCAATATAGAACGCGATAGAACCCTTCAAAAAGCATTGGCGCCCCATTGCACCCTACATCTATATTGTGACCATTTGCTTATAAAGCCGGGTACGATGCGCACCCAATCTAACCAGCCTTATAAAGTATATACCGCTTATATGAAAGCATTTAGGGCCTATATAGCCGCTCAGGGAGCGTTGGCACAGAATAGGCTTCTAATAGAATATAACTATACCTTAGAGGGGAGATTATTTATCCCTTCAGCGCTAGATGGTAGATCTATTGACTTGAATGTAGGGGTGGAAAAAGTTTTAAAACAGGTTGGCTATATATATAAAAAAGATAGCCTATGGGATCCTAAAAATGGCGTTAATCCATTAGATGGTTTTCTTAAAAACCAGGTAGACCATTACAAAGCAAATCGAGACTTTTTAGAGCTGAATGGGACCAGCAGATGCGGCCCCTATTTAAGATTCGGGTTGATATCTATTCGCTCCTGTTATCGCAAGGCATGTGCATTGGCCTCAAATGTAGGCGTTACGACTTGGATCAATGAATTAATTTGGCGTGAATTTTATGCAAATATTTTATACCATTTTCCAAATATTATCCATGAAGCGTTCCAAGAAAAATACCGCCATACCATACCTTGGAATAGCAAACCAGAAGATTATAATCGGTTTGTCCATGGGCAAACCGGTTATCCAATCATAGATGCAGCCGTTCAGCAGCTATGGTCTGAAGGATGGATGCATAATAGAGCAAGAATGATTGTAGCCAGCTTTTTTAGTAAAAATCTACTTTTAGATTGGCGCAAAGGTGAAAGTTTTTTTGCGCAGCACCTTATGGATTATGAGCTCGCTTCCAATGTAGGAGGGTGGCAATGGTCCAGCGCTTGTGGAGTAGATGCGCCCCCTTATTTTCGAGTTTTTAATCCTTATCTACAAGGAAAAAAATTTGATCCCGATGGTCACTATGTCAAAAAATACTTACCAAGTCTAGAAAGAGTACCTGGACACATCATCCATACTATGGATTTTCATACCTTCCATACCGATTATCCTAAACCGATGGTGGATTATACATTATCTAGAATACGTGCCATAGAAACTTTTAAAAAAATAGGAGCGTAG
- a CDS encoding sodium:solute symporter family protein — MSLDVLLILLGVFLLLTLVISCFSLNRKVSNFQQHAIGHKQFSTATIVATISATHCAGTLLKRSIVDGSMGIFYIAYRIGIAVFPLLLLSWLSGHMYKFMHNLSMPETMATLSRSYGRLITALFEVFHAIIMISLQIQVISNTVSPLITSASPLVITTLITVIILVYAMSGGARAITLTDIWHCIVFSTLLIVLTWLVLKKTGTQIIEFIHFLKSKRQFELHNLMYYDDNNKITSILQYLAFPFGAIGPHMVHNVYICSSPNQARKAFLYAGIFCTMITLCMLIVGLFIFYWFPHIKSECIWDHFLSHASTPLKGMVCFITLSCAMSTVDSRLHVVSIIIGYDILRSIPFLRRFVHAYQLLVTRTALFAVTLLTLALAFNYSSITLVRILTWYGLFYMPTIIAPFILVVLGLRTTYPVTLIGMSTGLLSVFAWHKWIFPIIHTNNSYFPCILMNGLAIIMAHYLLTKYRKNKQSNKPLT; from the coding sequence ATGTCACTTGATGTTTTATTGATACTACTTGGAGTATTTTTGCTATTAACATTGGTAATTTCTTGTTTCTCTTTAAATAGAAAGGTTTCGAACTTTCAGCAACATGCCATTGGTCATAAACAATTTTCTACAGCTACCATAGTAGCTACTATATCCGCTACGCATTGTGCAGGTACACTGCTAAAACGTAGTATAGTAGATGGTTCTATGGGGATATTTTATATAGCTTATAGAATAGGTATTGCTGTTTTTCCATTATTATTATTAAGCTGGTTATCAGGACATATGTACAAGTTTATGCATAATCTATCGATGCCAGAGACGATGGCTACTTTATCTCGTAGTTATGGCAGACTGATAACTGCTCTGTTTGAGGTTTTCCATGCGATCATTATGATCTCATTACAAATTCAGGTTATATCTAATACAGTTAGCCCATTGATAACTTCAGCTAGTCCACTAGTTATTACTACACTAATTACAGTAATCATACTTGTTTATGCTATGTCTGGTGGTGCGCGTGCTATTACATTGACAGATATATGGCACTGTATTGTTTTCTCTACACTCCTTATTGTACTAACTTGGTTAGTTTTAAAAAAAACAGGTACCCAAATTATTGAATTTATTCATTTTTTAAAATCTAAAAGACAATTCGAACTACATAATCTTATGTATTATGATGATAATAATAAGATAACAAGTATACTTCAATACCTCGCTTTTCCTTTTGGTGCTATAGGTCCACATATGGTTCATAATGTATATATATGTTCTAGTCCCAATCAAGCAAGAAAGGCATTTTTATATGCTGGTATTTTTTGTACTATGATTACACTATGTATGCTAATAGTTGGCTTATTTATTTTTTACTGGTTTCCACATATAAAAAGTGAATGTATTTGGGACCATTTTCTGTCTCATGCTTCTACTCCTTTAAAAGGAATGGTCTGTTTTATTACATTATCTTGTGCTATGTCTACAGTTGATTCTAGATTACATGTAGTTAGTATTATAATTGGTTATGACATACTAAGAAGTATACCTTTCTTAAGAAGATTTGTGCACGCTTACCAACTCTTAGTAACGCGTACAGCTCTATTCGCTGTGACACTACTCACGCTGGCATTGGCTTTTAATTATTCTAGCATTACGCTAGTAAGAATTCTGACATGGTATGGTCTTTTTTATATGCCAACAATAATAGCTCCATTTATTTTAGTTGTTTTAGGCTTACGTACTACTTATCCTGTCACTTTAATAGGCATGTCTACCGGACTACTATCTGTTTTTGCATGGCATAAGTGGATATTTCCTATAATTCATACAAATAACAGCTACTTTCCTTGTATATTAATGAATGGTCTAGCTATTATTATGGCACACTATTTACTAACCAAATACAGAAAAAATAAACAATCTAACAAGCCATTAACCTGA